The sequence below is a genomic window from Ipomoea triloba cultivar NCNSP0323 chromosome 2, ASM357664v1.
tgtatttaattatttttatattttgaaaatatgtaatAGAATATAGATTAAAGATggaacattttaatatattcttacattttttagaataaaatcaAGGACAAAACAACACTAGTAATTCATATTAGATattacacattatatatttttgttttaatctaGTTCATTCATTAATTAGGTTCAATGTGTCTTTTAATACTTTAAAGCGATGAATAATAACAACATActctttttataaaataataaatttattaattattgatagaCATATCTAGGTTGACATaatcaataaagaaaattaaCTAAAAGGGATATCAACATTTTGGTCCTTCAATTGTTTTCAACAGTCAATGTAGTCCGTAGTTtttaatttcaaccaatttgatcctcgaattgtttaaaatttcgtcaattaaacatttttcctttactatccttataaaattttaaaaatgtgaaaatcacAATTTTGGTCCTGAAAGGATTTTCGCCAATCTCATGAGTTTTAGATTTCTAGTTAAGTTGGATtactttattataaataaataaataaatatacaatacaAATAGATATAGAACAAGAGTACGTATCTAAAAGAAGTTGGGAGTTTGGCGATTAATTAGTTAGACTAAATCAAACTCAAATTCCTTGTTGCGATAATATGGGGAGTAAACAGCGTAGTCTTTGCATGGCCATAATACAACGTCTGATGGAGCTTTGTTGTAGTGAGAGTGTAACTGAGAAGCAACTATCTTCCAGCTCCTTCACTCGTTGCTCTTCTGCCTCTTCCCTATAAAAATCCAATTCATTTTGATACCAAGCATCAGTCCTatcccaaacaaaaaaaaaactaaaaaaggaaaaaaaaatccccaaaaaattttaaaaaacataaaaattttgaaaaaaaaaaactacttacAGATTATATACACTAGAGCAAAACAATAAAGTATAGATCCAGCCAACAATGGCAGGCCGCATTAGCTTGGAGGCTATCAAGAAGGAGAATGTTGATCTTGTATgagtttatcttctttttttttttttttttttaatatatattcgAATTCAGATTTGATATGTGgtgatatatataaatgtttgtGTAAATGTATAGGAAAAAGTTCCGCTGGAGGAGGTGTTTCAACAATTGCATTGTACTAGGGAGGGGCTGACAAATGAAGAAGCACAGCAGAGGCTCACTATTTTCGGCCCGAACAAGCTCGAGGAGAAGAAGGAAAGCAAATTTCTCAAGTTCTTGGGGTTCATGTGGAATCCACTGTCGTGGGTGATGGAAAGTGCGGCTATAATCGCCATCGCCTTAGCAAACGGGCAGGGAAGGCCCCCGGACTGGCAAGATTTCGTTGGAATTACGTCCTTGCTCATCATCAACTCCACTGTCAGCTTTATTGAAGAGAACAATGCCGGCAACGCAGCTGCAGCGCTAATGGCGGGACTGGCGCCCAAGACGAAGGTGCTTAGGGATGGGAAATGGAGCGAGAAGGACGCGGCGATTCTGGTGCCGGGAGACATTATAAGCATCAAGCTGGGAGATATTATCCCTGCAGATGGCCGCCTTCTGGACGGCGATCCTTTAAAGATTGATCAGTCTGCACTTACCGGGGAGTCACTTCCGGTGACAAAGCAGCCAGGGGAAGAAGTGTATTCTGGTTCCACCTGTAAGCAGGGTGAAATAGAGACAGTTGTCATTGCAACTGGGCTGCATACCTTCTTTGGCAAGGCTGCTCATCTTGTTGACAGCACCAACAATGTTGGACACTTCCAGAAGGTAATAATCTAATTCCtcttttttgggtgacaaggaAACCTACCTgagtgtgcactgggtaaacctcAGACGGAactgatgatatatatatatgtatgtttcaGGTGTTAACAGCAATTGGGAACTTCTGCATATGCTCAATTCTTGTGGGGATCGTGATAGAGATAGTAGTGATGTACCCAATTCAGCACAGGAGGTACAGAGATGGGATTGACAACCTGCTGGTTCTTCTCATTGGAGGGATCCCAATTGCCATGCCTACTGTGCTGTCTGTTACGATGGCCATTGGCTCCCACCGCCTCTCACAGCAAGGTGCCATCACCAAGAGGATGACTGCCATTGAAGAGATGGCTGGAATGGATGTTCTCTGCAGCGACAAAACCGGGACTCTTACCCTAAACAAACTCACAGTAGACAAATCTTTGATTGAGGTGTTCACCAAGGACATGGACAAGGACACTGTTATGCTTCTTGCAGCCAGGTCTTCCAGGGTGGAGAATCAGGATGCAATCGACACTTGTATGGTGGGAATGTTAGCAGATCCTAAGGAGGTAATACACTTAACTGTTTAGTTTAGTTGAAACAGAACACATCCCCTTATGCTCTTCCCCCCGTGTGTTTTACAGGCAAGGGCAGGTATCAAAGAGGTGCATTTTCTACCATTTAACCCGGTGGATAAGCGTACAGCTATCACTTATATTGACTCCAATGGGAACTGGCACAGGGTCAGCAAAGGTGCACCCGAGCAGGTAGATTTTATACTTTTATCGATGACATTATCTAATATCATATCTGCTACTGAGCTTTTCTTCTTTGTGATCAGATTATTGAGCTTTGTGACCTAAAACCGGATGTGAAGAAGAAGGTTAATGGCATCATTGAAAAGTTTGCAGACCGTGGCCTTCGCTCTCTTGGTGTTGCTCAACAGACAGTACCTGAGAAGAACAAGGACGCTAAGGGAGGGCCTTGGGTCTTTGTAGGCCTCTTGCCTCTGTTTGATCCTCCAAGACATGACAGTGGTGAGACCATCAAGCGTGCCCTTAACCTCGGTGTCAATGTGAAGATGATCACTGGCGATCAGCTCGCCATTGCCAAGGAGACAGGGCGACGATTGGGGATGGGAACCAACATGTATCCTTCCACCTCCCTGCTCGGGGAAGACAAGGATGCAAATGTTGCCAACATTCCTGTTGAGGAGCTAATCGAGAAGGCTGATGGGTTTGCTGGAGTGTTCCCAGAGCACAAGTACGAGATTGTGAGGAAGCTCCAGGAAATGAAGCACATCTGTGGCATGACTGGAGATGGTGTGAACGACGCCCCTGCATTGAAGAAGGCAGACATAGGAATCGCTGTGGACGATGCAACAGACGCTGCCCGGAGTGCATCCGACATAGTCCTCACCGAGCCCGGGCTGAGCGTGATCGTCAGTGCTGTGTTGACAAGCAGAGCAATTTTCCAAAGAATGAAGAACTACACCATTTATGCTGTCTCCATCACCATTCGTATCGTCCTTGGTTTCATGCTCATTGCTCTTCTCTGGAAGTTCGATTTCTCGCCCTTCATGGTTCTCATCATTGCCATTCTTAACGACGGAACCATCATGACCATTTCCAAGGATAAAGTCAAGCCTTCCCCCTTGCCTGACTCATGGAAACTCAAAGAAATCTTTGCCACTGGCGTTGTTCTTGGCACTTACCTAGCAGTCATGACAGTCATTTTCTTCTGGGCTGCTTATCAGTCAGATTTCTTCACTGTAAGACTTTCATTCTCTCCCTCTTACTCTTaccatttcaaaatatttcatCTGCTCAACAAGACATTCTTCCACATATTGCAGGAACACTTCGGGGTAAGATCAATCAGGCACTCCTACGAGGAACTGAACTCAGCACTCTACCTTCAAGTCAGTATTGTGAGTCAGGCGCTCATCTTTGTCACAAGGTCCAGGGGCTGGTCCTTCGTGGAACGACCTGGTTTGTTGCTGCTAGGTGCCTTTTTCATTGCCCAGCTGATTGCCACCGTGATTGCTGTGTATGCAAACTGGGAATTCGCGAGAATCAAAGGCATCGGCTGGGGCTGGGCGGGCGTAATCTGGCTTTACAGCGTCATTTTCTACATTCCACTGGACATATTGAAGTTTGGCATCAAATATGCATTGAGTAACAAAGCCTGGAATAATATGATAGATAACAAGGTAAAGTAAAAATAACACAAGGAACTTCAATAATCAATCAGATTCTTCAACAGActcatgtttgtttgtttcagACTGCTTTCACATCAAAGAAGGATTatggaaaagaagaaagagaggCACAGTGGGCTTCAGCTCAACGCACATTGCACGGCCTCCAGGCTCCAACCAGCAACTCTGGCTTCGCCGACGGGAGCTTCAAGGAGCTGTCTGAAATCGCAGAACAGGCAAGGcgacgtgcagaaatttcaagGTAACACATTTTGCaattttctaattaattaattaatcctcCTGCCAGCCAACCAGCAAGCCAGCAGGATTGTAATACA
It includes:
- the LOC116006257 gene encoding plasma membrane ATPase 4, which gives rise to MAGRISLEAIKKENVDLEKVPLEEVFQQLHCTREGLTNEEAQQRLTIFGPNKLEEKKESKFLKFLGFMWNPLSWVMESAAIIAIALANGQGRPPDWQDFVGITSLLIINSTVSFIEENNAGNAAAALMAGLAPKTKVLRDGKWSEKDAAILVPGDIISIKLGDIIPADGRLLDGDPLKIDQSALTGESLPVTKQPGEEVYSGSTCKQGEIETVVIATGLHTFFGKAAHLVDSTNNVGHFQKVLTAIGNFCICSILVGIVIEIVVMYPIQHRRYRDGIDNLLVLLIGGIPIAMPTVLSVTMAIGSHRLSQQGAITKRMTAIEEMAGMDVLCSDKTGTLTLNKLTVDKSLIEVFTKDMDKDTVMLLAARSSRVENQDAIDTCMVGMLADPKEARAGIKEVHFLPFNPVDKRTAITYIDSNGNWHRVSKGAPEQIIELCDLKPDVKKKVNGIIEKFADRGLRSLGVAQQTVPEKNKDAKGGPWVFVGLLPLFDPPRHDSGETIKRALNLGVNVKMITGDQLAIAKETGRRLGMGTNMYPSTSLLGEDKDANVANIPVEELIEKADGFAGVFPEHKYEIVRKLQEMKHICGMTGDGVNDAPALKKADIGIAVDDATDAARSASDIVLTEPGLSVIVSAVLTSRAIFQRMKNYTIYAVSITIRIVLGFMLIALLWKFDFSPFMVLIIAILNDGTIMTISKDKVKPSPLPDSWKLKEIFATGVVLGTYLAVMTVIFFWAAYQSDFFTEHFGVRSIRHSYEELNSALYLQVSIVSQALIFVTRSRGWSFVERPGLLLLGAFFIAQLIATVIAVYANWEFARIKGIGWGWAGVIWLYSVIFYIPLDILKFGIKYALSNKAWNNMIDNKTAFTSKKDYGKEEREAQWASAQRTLHGLQAPTSNSGFADGSFKELSEIAEQARRRAEISRLRELHTLKGHVESVVKLKGLDIDTIQQHYTV